In the Scyliorhinus torazame isolate Kashiwa2021f chromosome 4, sScyTor2.1, whole genome shotgun sequence genome, one interval contains:
- the LOC140410320 gene encoding uncharacterized protein — protein METETLTAMAPMGPSSPSRSPSPPLLETPEIEEEEEEELGDVPSMPEIREGVGAGCLQGPPETAQESPRVEDLEGEGVEEEVTFPEPLMTPKIEEREEGGGVFLQPPGPPKVEEEGEGVGDPPRTVVTPKTEEAEEAPSKAQGPLAEALPGEGVTAGGAVQPLPGPPESGQDATLPYPPRQSRPNRFPCPECGKGFACPSHLQRHLRTHTGERPFECFACGKTFATLSHLALHRPRHATHRPFECAVCGRCYPSYPELSAHQRFHTGRRPFPCQLCPKRFYTSSELRVHQQWHTGERPHACPSCGKRFGRLGHLLEHQRIHSGEKPFQCSLCAKRFHSSSNLTRHRRFHSGERPFGCPQCGKSFYTSGDLRRHQQTHSGVRPFRCSTCGRAFYRSGDLVKHQRTHTGEKPHGCPVCEKRFYTGSELKIHGRFHTGEKPHGCPVCEKRFYTSSELRIHGRTHTGERPFRCSTCPKAFYRSSDLAKHQRTHTGIKPFACQLCPKRYYTSSELGVHGRTHSGEKPFRCQVCPKGFYTASVLAKHRLTHIPRDPSASYQCRLCPQRCPSAARLRAHERAHAGEPAFECGVCQRRFHTSGGLSKHRNVHARAPTTAPQQMVSVAPGLLPTSAEGGAHLPSPPQPMPSPRPLFECGMCKRGFASWAELVAHQPEHEGERALECALCKQLFMAPPPAGPGSGGGGPGGGEQEPHRCPLCKGRLACFDIGGFGLAPAPLSFEFCLQGGWQGLEGTAIGELCDQGGLTHPSTWADSSNTSQ, from the exons ATGGAGACAGAGACATTAACTG CTATGGCACCTATGGGACCCTCATCACCTTCCAGGAGCCCTTCCCCGCCCCTCCTGGAGACCCCCGAaattgaggaagaggaggaggaagagttgggagacgtCCCCTCTATGCCAGAGATacgtgagggtgtgggggcaggttGTCTCCAAGGGCCCCCTGAAACTGCCCAGGAGTCACCCAGGGTTGAGGAtctagagggggagggggtggaggaggaggtcacCTTTCCCGAGCCCCTGATGACCCCCAAGATCGAAGAGCGAGAAGAGGGGGGAGGTGTCTTTCTGCAGCCCCCGGGGCCCCCGAAGgttgaggaggagggagagggggtgggtgaccCTCCACGCACTGTTGTGACCCCCAAAaccgaggaggcggaggaggctccCTCGAAGGCCCAAGGCCCCCTCGCTGAGGCTCTCCCCGGGGAGGGTGTGACAGCCGGGGGAGCGGTGCAGCCTCTGCCCGGGCCCCCCGAGAGCgggcaggatgccaccctgccctatccccctcgCCAGTCACGGCCCAACCGCTTcccctgccccgagtgtgggaaggggtttgCCTGCCCGTCACACCTCCAGCGCCACCTGCGCACGCACACCGGCGAGCGGCCCTTCGAGTGCTTCGCCTGCGGCAAGACCTTCGCCACCCTCAGCCACCTGGCGCTGCACCGCCCCCGGCATGCCACCCACCGGCCCTTCGAGTGCGCCGTCTGCGGCCGCTGCTACCCCAGCTACCCAGAGCTCAGTGCCCACCAGCGCTTCCACACGGGCCGGCGCCCCTTCCCCTGCCAGCTCTGTCCCAAGCGCTTCTACACCTCCAGCGAGCTGCGCGTCCACCAGCAGTGGCACACGGGCGAGAGGCCCCATGCCTGCCCCTCGTGCGGCAAGCGCTTCGGGCGCTTGGGCCACCTGCTCGAGCACCAGCGCATCCACTCCGGCGAGAAGCCCTTCCAGTGCTCGCTGTGTGCCAAGCGCTTCCACTCGTCCAGCAACCTGACCCGGCACCGGCGCTTCCACAGCGGCGAACGCCCCTTCGGGTGCCCGCAGTGCGGCAAGAGCTTCTACACCTCGGGCGACCTGCGGCGGCACCAGCAGACGCACAGCGGGGTGCGGCCGTTCCGCTGCTCCACCTGCGGGCGGGCCTTCTACCGCTCCGGCGACCTGGTCAAGCATCAGCGCACCCACACGGGCGAGAAGCCGCACGGCTGCCCCGTCTGCGAGAAGCGCTTCTACACGGGCAGCGAGCTGAAGATCCACGGGCGGTTCCACACGGGCGAGAAGCCGCACGGCTGCCCCGTCTGCGAGAAGCGCTTCTACACCTCCAGCGAGCTGCGGATCCACGGGCGCACCCACACGGGTGAGAGGCCCTTCCGCTGCTCCACCTGCCCCAAGGCCTTCTACCGCTCCAGCGACCTGGCCAAGCACCAGCGCACCCACACCGGCATCAAGCCCTTTGCCTGCCAGCTGTGCCCCAAGCGCTACTACACCTCCAGCGAGCTGGGGGTCCACGGGCGGACGCACTCGGGGGAGAAGCCCTTCCGGTGCCAGGTGTGCCCCAAGGGCTTCTATACCGCCAGCGTCCTGGCCAAGCACCGCCTGACGCACATCCCCCGCGACCCATCCGCCTCCTACCAGTGCCGGCTGTGCCCGCAGCGGTGCCCCAGTGCTGCCCGGCTGCGCGCTCATGAGCGGGCGCATGCAGGCGAGCCCGCCTTCGAGTGTGGCGTTTGCCAACGACGCTTCCACACCTCGGGAGGGCTCAGCAAGCACCGCAACGTGCACGCCCGGGCGCCGACCACCGCCCCCCAACAGATGGTCTCCGTGGCGCCTGGGCTGCTGCCCACCAGCGCCGAGGGGGGAGCCCACCTCCCTTCGCCCCCCCAGCCCATGCCCTCCCCCCGCCCGCTCTTCGAGTGCGGCATGTGCAAGCGGGGcttcgcctcctgggcggagctggtGGCTCACCAGCCCGAGCACGAGGGCGAGCGGGCGCTGGAGTGCGCCCTCTGCAAGCAGCTCTTCATGGCGCCCCCGCCGGCGGGGCCCGGGTCCGGCGGAGGGGGGCCCGGCGGAGGTGAGCAGGAGCCTCACCGCTGCCCCCTCTGCAAGGGCCGCTTGGCCTGCTTCGACATCGGGGGTTTCGGGCTGGCGCCGGCTCCCCTGAGCTTCGAGTTCTGCCTCCAGGGCGGCTggcaggggctggaggggacggcCATCGGCGAGCTGTGTGACCAAGGGGGACTCACGCACCCATCCACCTGGGCAGACAGCAGCAACACCAGTCAATAA